The genomic window CCATCGTGTTCCTCCCGGAGCACCAGTTGAACCTGCGCGTGGACAACCCCTACCTGCTCGGCGCCGCGGTCGCCGTCGCCCTGGTGCTGTGGACGCGCAACGTGCTGCTCAGCGTGATCCTCAGCATGGGCGCGTTCTACCTGCTGCGCTGGTGGCTGTAGCGGCCGCCGACACGCCGTTGTCATCCTTGCCGGCTAAGGTGCTCGTCCATCCCTCGCGCAGCCAGAAGAAGGACGATGACGGTCGACACGAGCACCTCGCGCAAGCAGTTCCTGATCCGCTCGGAGAACATGAGCGCCGACGATTTCGGCGAGCTGTACACGCGGATGTTCGGCAACCTTTATTCGGGGATGCCACGCCCGGAGCGGCCGGTCGCCATCGGCGGCGTGTACGGCCGCTACG from Pseudomonas sp. GCEP-101 includes these protein-coding regions:
- a CDS encoding AzlD domain-containing protein; this encodes MMAWAVIVGMGLIVFFNRYVFLEPRLPIRLSSNVRQFLGFAVPGMLTAICGPIVFLPEHQLNLRVDNPYLLGAAVAVALVLWTRNVLLSVILSMGAFYLLRWWL